One part of the Enterococcus sp. DIV1094 genome encodes these proteins:
- a CDS encoding APC family permease, producing the protein MNEKQLRWFTVALIAFNMVWGMGNVVNNYAQQGISVITSWLLILAIYFIPYALIVGQLGSAFKDSKGGVSSWVENTTSNKRLAYYAAWTYWVVHIPYLAQKPQAILIAAGWAVQGNGDIVNTMSVQMVAVISLIIFLAFLYLSTKGLSTLKVIGGLAGTAMFVMSLLFILLAVTAPFINPTMEFATANMNQVQTYIPKFDFGYFTTVSMLVFAVGGAEKISPYVNSTRNPAKEFPKGMIFLAAMVGICAVLGSVAMGMLFASDNIPKDLMANGAYSAFQILGNYYGIGNLLMIIYALTNMVGQISALAFSIDAPLKILLADADPEFVPSWLRKRNSKGTLVNGYMFTGILVGIIILLPIVGIKDMNELVKWLTNLNSVVMPMRYLWVFLAYMMLNKAYKKFTSEYKFVKNPKVGFIFGAWCFAFTAFACILGMVPKVEYAADPKAWWFQLISNIVTPIILILLGMILPAIARRDKKKNEVKQPVTQL; encoded by the coding sequence ATGAACGAAAAACAACTGCGCTGGTTTACAGTAGCATTGATTGCATTCAACATGGTCTGGGGTATGGGGAATGTCGTCAATAACTACGCGCAACAAGGGATTTCAGTAATCACTTCTTGGCTATTGATCCTAGCAATTTATTTTATCCCCTATGCTCTGATCGTTGGTCAATTAGGATCAGCATTTAAAGATAGTAAAGGTGGCGTTAGTTCTTGGGTAGAAAATACCACGTCAAATAAACGCTTAGCTTACTATGCTGCTTGGACTTACTGGGTCGTGCATATTCCATATTTAGCACAAAAACCGCAAGCAATCTTGATTGCTGCTGGGTGGGCAGTCCAAGGAAATGGCGATATCGTCAATACGATGTCCGTCCAAATGGTCGCAGTTATCTCATTGATCATTTTCTTAGCTTTCTTGTATTTATCAACTAAAGGTTTATCTACGTTGAAAGTAATTGGTGGTTTAGCGGGTACAGCAATGTTTGTCATGTCATTATTATTCATTTTACTTGCTGTCACTGCACCATTCATCAATCCAACGATGGAATTTGCGACAGCGAATATGAATCAAGTCCAAACGTATATTCCTAAGTTTGATTTTGGCTACTTCACAACTGTCTCCATGCTTGTTTTTGCTGTAGGGGGCGCTGAAAAAATCTCTCCTTATGTTAATTCAACGCGTAACCCTGCAAAAGAATTTCCTAAAGGGATGATTTTCTTAGCTGCAATGGTAGGAATCTGTGCCGTTTTAGGTTCTGTCGCAATGGGTATGTTGTTTGCAAGTGATAATATTCCAAAAGATTTAATGGCAAATGGTGCATACAGTGCCTTCCAAATCTTAGGTAACTATTACGGTATTGGTAATCTGTTGATGATCATCTATGCATTGACGAACATGGTCGGTCAGATCTCTGCCTTGGCTTTTTCAATCGATGCGCCATTGAAGATTTTATTAGCAGATGCAGATCCAGAGTTTGTCCCAAGCTGGTTACGTAAACGCAACAGCAAAGGTACATTAGTGAACGGTTATATGTTCACAGGTATTTTAGTAGGGATCATCATCCTCTTACCGATCGTCGGTATCAAAGATATGAATGAATTAGTCAAATGGTTGACGAACTTGAATTCAGTCGTTATGCCGATGCGTTACTTGTGGGTATTCTTAGCTTACATGATGTTGAACAAAGCATACAAAAAATTCACGTCTGAATATAAATTCGTGAAAAATCCAAAAGTTGGCTTCATCTTTGGTGCTTGGTGTTTTGCTTTCACTGCGTTTGCATGTATTTTGGGAATGGTTCCAAAAGTGGAATACGCCGCTGATCCAAAAGCTTGGTGGTTCCAATTGATCTCAAATATCGTGACACCGATCATCTTGATTTTACTAGGCATGATCTTGCCAGCGATCGCACGTCGTGATAAAAAGAAAAATGAAGTGAAACAACCAGTTACTCAACTATAA
- a CDS encoding heavy metal translocating P-type ATPase: MKSYQLQGLDCANCAMKIEKKVQAIPGVKEATVNFATGKMMIEADETMISAIEEKAKEEINRLEPDVTVTEVKKNPQLKNKQVESEKNTTLWRIVLASLGLLVLFLWQPAEPIRFITFFAIFVLIGFDVIQQAIVNIRKGQVFDENFLMSIATIGAMLIGEYPEAVAVMLFYQIGEYFQHFAVDQSRRSIRNLMAIRPEIAHVITESGLVSMQPEEVQIGETLMVKPGERIPLDGKIIKGQSLVDTSALTGESLPKEVISGETVLSGFINKTQPLTIEVVKSYENSTISKLLELVETASSKKAPAEKFITKFARYYTPIVVALAVLLAIVPPFLFGEEFSEWIYRALTFLVISCPCALVISVPLSFFGGIGGASKQGILVKGGNYLELLARTETVVFDKTGTLTKGDFSVQKIVSDMDEKAFMKYIASLENLSTHPIAKAVMDAYSGPIYEIETPEEIAGEGIKAQIEGRDVLVGNQKLLARFKIKQANPHEIGTLIYLAIDNQVMGYLVIADTIKPDATLAIETLKQVGVKKTAMLTGDAQSIAEQVAKEVGVDTVYSELLPEDKVEKLEALMHDTSQKTAFVGDGINDAPVLARADVGIAMGGLGSDAAIEAADVVIMNDEPSKLAEAIKLSRKTLRIVKQNIAFAIGVKVIVLILGAIGYASMGNAVFADVGVTLIAVLNAMRGLSVKK, from the coding sequence ATGAAAAGTTATCAATTACAAGGTTTAGATTGTGCAAATTGTGCGATGAAAATTGAAAAGAAAGTACAAGCAATACCTGGTGTAAAAGAGGCAACAGTCAATTTTGCGACTGGTAAAATGATGATCGAGGCGGATGAAACAATGATTTCAGCGATTGAGGAGAAAGCAAAAGAAGAAATCAATCGTTTAGAACCAGATGTGACAGTTACAGAAGTGAAAAAAAATCCGCAACTGAAAAATAAGCAAGTTGAAAGCGAAAAAAATACGACGCTATGGCGGATCGTACTTGCTTCACTTGGCTTACTCGTCTTATTTTTATGGCAACCAGCAGAGCCAATCCGTTTCATTACGTTCTTTGCCATTTTTGTTCTCATCGGATTTGATGTCATTCAACAAGCAATCGTGAATATTCGTAAAGGACAGGTATTTGATGAAAATTTCTTGATGTCGATTGCAACGATCGGTGCGATGTTGATTGGTGAATATCCAGAAGCAGTCGCTGTGATGTTGTTTTATCAAATTGGCGAATATTTTCAACATTTCGCTGTCGATCAGTCACGTCGCTCGATTCGCAACTTGATGGCGATCCGACCAGAAATTGCACATGTGATCACTGAAAGTGGCTTAGTAAGTATGCAACCTGAAGAAGTGCAGATTGGTGAAACGCTCATGGTCAAACCTGGTGAAAGGATTCCGTTAGATGGAAAGATCATCAAAGGGCAATCACTCGTAGATACTTCAGCATTGACAGGAGAATCATTGCCAAAAGAAGTTATAAGTGGAGAAACAGTACTAAGTGGTTTTATCAACAAGACGCAGCCATTAACGATCGAAGTAGTAAAAAGTTATGAAAATTCAACAATCAGTAAATTATTGGAATTAGTCGAAACAGCAAGTAGTAAAAAGGCACCAGCTGAAAAATTTATCACTAAATTTGCTCGTTATTATACGCCGATCGTTGTCGCTCTAGCTGTTCTTTTAGCTATCGTCCCACCATTCCTTTTTGGAGAAGAATTTTCTGAATGGATCTATCGAGCGTTGACGTTTCTTGTGATCTCTTGTCCCTGTGCGTTAGTGATCTCTGTCCCACTTAGCTTTTTTGGCGGGATCGGAGGAGCTAGTAAACAAGGGATACTCGTAAAGGGCGGCAATTATTTAGAACTTTTAGCTCGTACAGAAACGGTCGTATTTGATAAAACAGGCACATTGACGAAGGGTGATTTTTCGGTACAAAAAATCGTTTCAGACATGGACGAAAAAGCGTTCATGAAGTACATTGCCAGTCTTGAAAATCTTTCGACACATCCAATCGCTAAGGCGGTCATGGATGCATATAGTGGGCCAATATATGAGATTGAAACACCAGAAGAAATTGCTGGTGAAGGAATCAAAGCACAAATCGAAGGACGAGATGTACTTGTCGGCAATCAAAAATTACTCGCTCGTTTTAAAATCAAGCAAGCAAATCCTCATGAAATTGGCACTTTGATTTATTTAGCGATCGATAATCAAGTAATGGGGTATTTAGTCATTGCTGATACGATCAAACCAGATGCAACATTAGCGATCGAGACATTGAAGCAAGTCGGTGTCAAAAAGACGGCGATGTTGACTGGAGATGCTCAAAGCATTGCGGAACAAGTCGCAAAAGAGGTAGGGGTCGATACAGTCTATAGTGAACTGCTTCCTGAAGATAAGGTTGAGAAGTTAGAAGCGCTGATGCACGACACATCACAAAAAACCGCGTTTGTCGGCGATGGGATCAATGATGCCCCAGTCTTAGCTCGAGCGGATGTCGGAATCGCTATGGGAGGCTTGGGCAGTGATGCGGCAATTGAAGCAGCCGATGTCGTGATCATGAACGATGAACCATCAAAACTAGCAGAGGCAATCAAACTTTCAAGAAAAACGTTGAGAATCGTCAAGCAAAATATCGCGTTTGCTATCGGCGTAAAAGTGATCGTGTTGATTCTTGGTGCAATTGGTTATGCTTCGATGGGAAATGCCGTCTTTGCCGATGTCGGTGTGACGCTTATCGCTGTATTAAATGCGATGCGTGGCCTCTCTGTCAAAAAGTAA
- a CDS encoding YccF domain-containing protein: MSCIGNIIWFIFGGLLGGLSWALAGVLWCITIIGIPIGLQCFKIASLSFAPFGKEVIYTNNGVSLIVNIIWLIVSGLPIALGHVISGILLCITIIGIPFAKQSFKLARLALMPFGAEIV, from the coding sequence ATGAGTTGTATCGGAAACATTATTTGGTTTATTTTTGGTGGTTTGCTCGGAGGACTGAGTTGGGCGTTAGCTGGAGTATTGTGGTGTATCACGATCATTGGGATACCAATAGGCTTACAATGCTTTAAAATCGCTTCATTGTCTTTTGCCCCTTTCGGTAAAGAAGTCATTTATACAAACAACGGTGTATCCTTGATCGTCAATATCATTTGGCTGATCGTGTCAGGATTACCAATTGCTTTAGGGCATGTGATCAGTGGGATTTTACTATGCATCACGATCATCGGTATTCCATTTGCAAAACAATCCTTTAAACTTGCACGATTAGCATTGATGCCATTTGGAGCAGAAATCGTATAA
- a CDS encoding SGNH/GDSL hydrolase family protein: protein MEQRLLFIGDSITDAGRGTDDLGHGYALLTAAKLAASDPKKSWVFFNRGIGGNKIADLRNRWKKDCLELKPDIVSILIGINDTWHNVGEPTAFATKESLARFEADYRYLLDRLVENGIKKIVLMEPFVLPEPDDRRTWRRDLDPKIHLIRQLAYEYQAVFVPLDGRLNSLGISYGYEKYTGDDGVHPTVLGHETIANSWMETVMKRKEWFE, encoded by the coding sequence ATGGAACAACGACTTTTATTCATTGGCGATAGTATTACAGATGCTGGCAGAGGAACGGATGATCTCGGACATGGCTATGCGCTATTGACAGCAGCAAAATTGGCGGCAAGTGACCCAAAAAAATCATGGGTATTTTTCAATCGAGGTATCGGTGGCAATAAGATAGCAGACTTGAGAAACCGCTGGAAGAAAGACTGCCTTGAGTTAAAGCCCGACATCGTCTCGATTTTGATCGGTATTAATGATACATGGCACAATGTAGGTGAACCTACAGCTTTTGCGACAAAGGAATCGCTCGCTCGATTTGAAGCAGATTATCGCTATTTGCTTGATCGTTTAGTTGAAAATGGAATCAAAAAAATCGTCTTGATGGAACCATTTGTTTTGCCAGAACCTGATGATCGTAGAACTTGGCGTCGCGATCTTGATCCGAAGATCCATTTGATCCGTCAGTTAGCATACGAATATCAAGCAGTCTTTGTACCGTTAGATGGACGATTGAATTCTTTAGGGATCTCCTATGGCTATGAAAAATATACAGGAGATGATGGCGTTCATCCGACAGTACTCGGACATGAAACGATTGCGAATAGTTGGATGGAAACGGTCATGAAAAGAAAAGAGTGGTTTGAGTGA
- the asnS gene encoding asparagine--tRNA ligase, with protein sequence MEQIQIIDSKKHVGETVTIGAWVANKRSSGKIAFLQLRDGTAFFQGVVVKSEVPEEVFQTAKNLSQETSILVTGEIREDSRSKFGYEIGITNIEVVSESHDYPITPKEHGTDFLMDHRHLWLRSSRQHAVMQIRNEIIRATYEFFNNNQFVKIDPPILTGSAPEGTTDLFETNYFDQKAYLSQSGQLYMEAAAMAFGKVFSFGPTFRAEKSKTRRHLIEFWMIEPEMAFTHQEQSLEVQEQYVAFLVQSVLDNCEYALDVLERDKEVLKTYTKLPFPRITYDDAIELLKKNGFDDIEWGDDFGSPHETFIANSFEQPVFILNYPKAIKPFYMKPHPTREDVVICADMIAPEGYGEIIGGSERATDYDFLLEQIKNHGLDEKEYSWYLDLRKYGSVPHSGFGLGLERTVTWISGIDHVREAIPFPRLLNRIYP encoded by the coding sequence GTGGAACAAATTCAAATCATCGATTCAAAAAAACATGTAGGTGAAACAGTAACGATCGGTGCTTGGGTCGCCAATAAGCGTTCAAGTGGAAAAATCGCCTTTTTACAATTACGAGATGGTACAGCATTTTTCCAAGGTGTTGTTGTAAAAAGCGAAGTACCAGAGGAAGTTTTCCAAACAGCAAAAAATCTTTCTCAAGAAACGTCGATCCTTGTTACAGGTGAGATCCGTGAAGACAGCCGTTCAAAATTCGGCTACGAGATCGGGATCACGAATATTGAAGTAGTGAGCGAAAGCCACGATTACCCAATCACACCAAAAGAACATGGGACAGACTTCTTGATGGATCATCGCCACTTATGGTTGCGTTCTTCTCGCCAACATGCTGTGATGCAGATTCGAAACGAAATCATCCGTGCAACCTACGAATTTTTCAACAACAACCAATTCGTTAAAATCGATCCACCGATCTTGACTGGTTCAGCACCAGAAGGCACAACGGACTTATTTGAAACGAATTACTTCGATCAAAAAGCTTATCTTTCACAAAGTGGTCAGCTATACATGGAAGCTGCAGCAATGGCATTTGGTAAAGTATTCTCATTCGGACCGACTTTCCGTGCTGAAAAATCAAAAACACGTCGTCATTTGATCGAATTCTGGATGATCGAACCTGAAATGGCATTTACACACCAAGAACAAAGCTTAGAAGTGCAAGAACAATACGTTGCCTTTTTAGTCCAAAGTGTTCTAGATAATTGTGAGTATGCTTTAGACGTATTAGAACGTGACAAAGAAGTATTGAAAACTTATACAAAATTACCTTTCCCACGTATCACATATGATGATGCAATCGAATTATTGAAGAAAAACGGGTTTGACGATATCGAGTGGGGCGATGACTTTGGTTCACCACACGAAACTTTTATTGCCAACTCATTTGAGCAACCAGTCTTTATTTTGAACTATCCTAAAGCAATCAAACCATTCTACATGAAACCACATCCAACAAGAGAAGATGTTGTGATTTGTGCAGATATGATCGCACCTGAAGGATATGGCGAGATCATCGGCGGAAGTGAACGTGCGACTGACTATGATTTCTTATTAGAACAAATCAAAAACCATGGCTTAGACGAAAAAGAATACTCATGGTACTTAGATCTGCGCAAATACGGCTCTGTACCACATTCTGGTTTTGGCTTAGGTTTAGAGCGTACAGTGACTTGGATCTCAGGAATCGACCATGTACGTGAAGCTATCCCATTCCCACGTTTGTTAAATCGTATTTACCCATAA
- a CDS encoding pyridoxal phosphate-dependent aminotransferase, translating to MKQSKRVERLEPSVTLATAAKAKALKAQGKDIISLTVGEPDFATPENIQEAAIEAIKNGKASYYTPTAGIPELRQAIVSYLKTYYGLTYESSQTIVTDGAKFALYALFQTILDPEDEVIIPVPYWVSYGEQVKLAEGAPVFVTGQEINDFKVTLEQLEQARSSKTKAVIINSPSNPTGMIYTKEELQAIGEWAVKNDILIVADDIYGRLVYNDNEFTPIASISEEIREQTIVINGVSKTYAMTGWRIGYAVGNQDIIDGMIAIASQSTSNPTAVSQYAAVEALQGEQDTVEEMRQAFEERLDIVFPLVADLPGMSVKRPQGAFYLFPNVKETLAMCGYEQVTPWVEDLLEEAGVALVTGEGFGAPENVRLSYATDLATLEEGIRRIRRFIESKSQNQ from the coding sequence ATGAAACAGTCAAAAAGAGTGGAACGCTTAGAGCCTTCTGTCACACTAGCCACTGCGGCAAAAGCAAAGGCATTGAAAGCACAAGGAAAAGATATTATCAGCCTAACCGTAGGAGAACCTGATTTTGCTACGCCTGAAAATATCCAAGAAGCAGCAATCGAGGCGATCAAGAATGGAAAAGCCAGTTATTATACGCCTACAGCAGGTATTCCAGAATTAAGACAAGCAATCGTTTCTTATCTGAAAACCTATTATGGCTTGACCTATGAATCTTCACAGACGATAGTGACGGATGGGGCAAAATTTGCACTCTATGCGCTGTTTCAAACGATCCTTGATCCAGAAGATGAAGTCATTATTCCAGTGCCTTACTGGGTAAGTTATGGTGAACAAGTCAAACTAGCAGAAGGAGCCCCTGTTTTTGTTACTGGTCAAGAAATCAATGATTTCAAAGTGACCCTTGAGCAATTGGAACAAGCTCGTTCTTCCAAGACAAAAGCAGTTATTATCAACTCTCCTTCGAATCCAACAGGGATGATCTATACAAAAGAAGAACTACAAGCCATTGGTGAATGGGCAGTAAAAAATGATATTTTAATAGTTGCTGATGATATTTATGGCCGATTAGTTTATAATGACAATGAGTTTACTCCAATAGCATCGATTTCAGAAGAGATACGTGAACAGACGATCGTCATCAACGGTGTATCTAAGACCTACGCAATGACGGGGTGGCGTATCGGTTATGCAGTCGGTAATCAGGATATCATTGATGGCATGATCGCGATTGCTTCTCAATCAACGAGTAATCCAACTGCTGTGAGTCAATATGCGGCTGTTGAAGCCTTACAAGGTGAACAAGACACTGTTGAAGAGATGCGTCAAGCATTTGAAGAACGTCTGGATATCGTATTTCCACTGGTTGCTGATCTGCCAGGTATGTCGGTCAAGAGGCCACAAGGCGCATTTTACTTGTTTCCAAATGTCAAAGAGACGCTGGCAATGTGTGGTTATGAGCAAGTCACACCATGGGTCGAGGACTTACTGGAAGAAGCAGGGGTTGCTTTGGTGACTGGTGAAGGGTTCGGTGCGCCGGAAAATGTCCGTTTGAGTTATGCGACAGATTTAGCAACGCTAGAAGAAGGCATCCGCCGTATTCGCCGTTTTATTGAGAGTAAAAGTCAAAACCAATAG
- a CDS encoding DUF5590 domain-containing protein, whose amino-acid sequence MKNQTNKEHTINRVLLGLIIALLTVIVISTIFYLRATRPMTQAKQEAKKLAEQYANLEEVDQFYWFTREATYFSLTGQNDKGQDIAVIIPKSGERVKVLDQKAGLTEEAARKEISKQHPDQQVEKASLGMYQDEPVWEVIAKTSDDQLNYYLLSFETGEEVKVISGV is encoded by the coding sequence TTGAAGAATCAGACAAACAAAGAACATACGATCAATCGCGTGTTATTGGGATTGATCATTGCCTTATTGACAGTGATCGTGATCAGTACTATTTTTTATCTGCGTGCGACACGACCAATGACGCAAGCAAAGCAAGAGGCGAAAAAGTTGGCGGAACAATATGCGAACCTTGAAGAAGTCGACCAATTTTATTGGTTTACTCGAGAAGCCACTTATTTTTCATTAACAGGACAAAATGATAAAGGACAAGATATTGCAGTGATCATTCCTAAATCAGGGGAGCGCGTGAAGGTATTAGATCAAAAAGCAGGCTTGACGGAAGAAGCTGCCCGAAAAGAAATCAGTAAGCAACATCCTGATCAACAAGTGGAAAAAGCTTCTTTAGGGATGTATCAAGACGAACCAGTATGGGAAGTCATTGCCAAAACATCAGATGATCAGTTGAATTATTATTTGCTTTCCTTTGAAACAGGAGAAGAAGTCAAAGTCATCAGCGGGGTGTAG
- a CDS encoding helicase C-terminal domain-containing protein produces MKPKTYAVVDIETTGTNPKEDRIIQFGCVMIEDGRITSRYSMDINPGRKISKQIQNLTGITNQRVHRSPYFEDVAQTIYTLLADTIFVAHNIYFDYQFLNHELARCGVPKLKIPGIDTVELAQIFLPTEPSFRLADLSESLGFIHDNPHQADSDAEVTAQLLLLIEERMRQLPLVTLEQIVKLSNHTGMDTKLFIEQITNEMREQPAPLSDELEIVEGIALQKKEVELFSEVYYGQKEYPRKKQAKEKIFGKTLMYRKEQNRLMNVVYDHFTKDESKNLMIEAATGMGKTIGYLLPLSYLATPEKPVVISTVSLVLQEQIMEKDIPLLNQLFDQPIQATIIKSYRHYLDLQRFKATLLEPKEQKQYALYQMTVLVWLTQTKTGDLDELHLTNLNHSFFTDVSHRGIDFLAKKQAFYEQDFIRFLHRQIKESNFLIVNHAFLVQETQRKTPLLPESPYLLIDEAHHLPEIAEKVNDQRFSLSYFNKEVQLFEEPDRLFDRFKGYLPKNHEGQRWLDIYKEELTALREAQLFLAEGLLEIVPPQKGQAYPEEVMITKTDIEKLSFEASTAIDHLHLFYQEIKELQDRIRAGVEVLQESWTKQMRVDLASLYALFDRLEQQASFMEEWLENWQESLVHWFVPAATPQQTMFHLHDFTAALIPNTVWYQRYERILYIGGTLKVGPDRQYLAKRLGIEGTPLKVIASPYDYEEQARIYVPKEAPEINQLSGTAYVDYLTDVLYQLIRQEKRPILVLFTSHDVLQKVYQRMHLTMLEQGREILAQGIGGSREKLLKRFVLSEMSVLFGADSFWEGVDLPGDALQLVVITRLPFDHPQRPMVKARNAYLESEGINPFYQESLPKAALKVRQALGRLIRSETDKGVLLILDRRLVTAKYGARIIHALPKKVPIQEASFEEICQGIHDFLKKNEEIKP; encoded by the coding sequence TTGAAACCGAAAACTTATGCAGTCGTCGATATTGAGACGACTGGGACAAATCCAAAAGAAGATCGCATTATCCAATTTGGATGTGTCATGATTGAAGATGGGCGGATCACTTCTCGTTATTCTATGGATATCAATCCTGGACGTAAAATCTCAAAACAGATCCAGAATTTGACAGGGATCACCAATCAACGTGTTCATCGTTCACCTTATTTTGAAGATGTAGCACAAACGATTTACACCCTTCTAGCGGATACCATTTTCGTGGCGCACAATATTTATTTTGATTATCAGTTTTTGAACCATGAATTAGCTCGTTGTGGTGTACCAAAATTAAAGATACCTGGTATCGATACCGTTGAGTTGGCGCAAATATTCTTGCCGACTGAGCCAAGCTTTCGTTTAGCTGATTTGTCAGAAAGCCTGGGCTTTATCCATGACAATCCTCATCAAGCTGATAGTGATGCTGAAGTCACCGCACAATTGCTTTTATTGATTGAAGAACGAATGCGCCAGCTACCTTTAGTGACATTGGAACAAATCGTGAAGTTAAGCAATCATACTGGAATGGATACCAAGCTATTCATCGAACAAATCACCAATGAAATGAGAGAACAGCCAGCCCCGTTATCGGACGAATTAGAAATCGTCGAAGGGATCGCTTTACAAAAAAAAGAAGTCGAATTATTTTCAGAAGTCTATTACGGTCAAAAAGAATATCCAAGAAAAAAACAGGCAAAAGAAAAAATATTTGGCAAAACATTGATGTATCGGAAAGAACAAAATCGCTTGATGAATGTTGTTTACGATCATTTTACCAAAGATGAATCAAAAAATTTGATGATCGAAGCAGCAACTGGTATGGGAAAAACGATTGGCTATTTGTTGCCGCTCAGCTATCTCGCTACACCCGAGAAGCCGGTGGTGATCAGTACGGTCTCCCTTGTTTTACAAGAGCAGATCATGGAAAAAGATATTCCCTTGCTGAATCAATTATTCGACCAGCCGATCCAAGCCACAATCATCAAAAGCTATCGCCATTACCTTGATCTGCAACGTTTTAAAGCGACGCTACTTGAACCGAAAGAACAAAAACAGTATGCCCTTTACCAAATGACTGTTCTTGTCTGGCTGACGCAAACGAAAACTGGGGATTTAGATGAATTACATTTAACGAACTTGAATCATTCATTTTTTACAGATGTCTCCCATCGCGGCATCGATTTTTTAGCAAAAAAACAAGCATTTTACGAACAAGATTTTATCCGCTTTTTGCATAGACAAATCAAAGAGAGTAACTTTTTGATTGTCAATCATGCTTTCTTAGTCCAAGAAACGCAAAGAAAAACACCTTTGTTACCTGAGAGTCCCTATTTATTGATCGATGAAGCACATCATCTGCCTGAAATTGCAGAAAAAGTCAATGATCAACGGTTTAGTTTGAGCTATTTTAATAAAGAAGTACAATTATTCGAAGAACCGGATCGTCTTTTTGATCGCTTCAAAGGGTACCTCCCTAAAAATCATGAGGGACAGCGTTGGCTGGATATCTATAAAGAAGAGTTGACCGCACTTCGGGAAGCACAGCTTTTTTTAGCTGAGGGGTTACTTGAGATCGTCCCGCCACAAAAAGGACAGGCTTATCCTGAAGAAGTCATGATTACGAAAACTGATATAGAGAAACTATCTTTTGAGGCAAGTACAGCCATCGACCATCTTCATCTTTTTTACCAAGAAATAAAGGAATTGCAAGACAGGATTCGTGCAGGGGTAGAGGTGCTTCAAGAAAGCTGGACGAAACAAATGCGGGTTGATCTAGCCAGCCTGTATGCGTTATTTGATCGCTTGGAGCAACAAGCAAGTTTTATGGAAGAATGGCTGGAGAACTGGCAAGAAAGCTTAGTCCATTGGTTCGTTCCGGCTGCTACACCTCAACAGACGATGTTCCACCTCCACGATTTCACTGCGGCATTGATTCCTAATACTGTCTGGTATCAACGCTATGAGCGGATCTTGTATATAGGAGGAACGTTAAAAGTAGGTCCAGATCGCCAATATTTGGCGAAACGATTAGGGATTGAAGGAACACCTTTAAAAGTCATCGCTTCTCCTTATGATTATGAGGAACAAGCAAGGATCTATGTGCCGAAAGAAGCGCCAGAAATCAATCAATTAAGTGGCACAGCGTATGTCGACTATCTCACAGATGTCCTCTACCAATTGATTCGACAAGAAAAACGACCAATCCTTGTCTTGTTTACTTCCCATGATGTCTTGCAAAAGGTCTATCAACGGATGCATTTGACGATGCTTGAACAAGGAAGAGAGATTTTAGCGCAAGGGATCGGTGGCAGTCGTGAGAAGTTATTGAAACGCTTTGTACTTTCTGAAATGAGTGTGCTATTTGGTGCAGATAGCTTTTGGGAAGGGGTAGACTTACCAGGAGATGCGTTACAATTAGTTGTTATTACGCGTCTTCCATTTGATCACCCACAACGTCCGATGGTCAAAGCAAGAAATGCGTATTTAGAATCTGAAGGAATCAATCCGTTTTATCAAGAATCTTTACCAAAAGCAGCGTTGAAAGTGAGACAGGCATTAGGTCGTTTGATTCGTTCAGAAACGGATAAGGGAGTCTTGTTGATATTAGATCGCCGATTGGTGACTGCAAAATATGGGGCACGGATCATCCATGCGCTACCTAAAAAAGTGCCTATCCAAGAAGCTTCTTTTGAAGAAATTTGTCAGGGCATCCATGATTTCTTAAAGAAAAACGAAGAAATTAAGCCATAA
- a CDS encoding cold-shock protein — METGTVKWFNSEKGFGFITAENGNDVFVHFSAIQGDGFKTLEEGQTVNFDVEEGQRGPQATNVVKA, encoded by the coding sequence ATGGAAACAGGTACAGTGAAATGGTTTAACTCAGAAAAAGGTTTCGGTTTCATTACAGCAGAAAACGGAAACGATGTATTCGTTCATTTCTCAGCTATCCAAGGTGATGGATTCAAAACTTTAGAAGAAGGCCAAACAGTAAACTTCGATGTTGAAGAAGGTCAACGTGGCCCTCAAGCAACTAACGTTGTTAAAGCTTAA